From a region of the Danio aesculapii chromosome 4, fDanAes4.1, whole genome shotgun sequence genome:
- the LOC130222392 gene encoding stonustoxin subunit alpha-like, whose translation MKDKHTSGDQDMSPGCSLDHGREKRITTGTCKYDACFLTLDPNTTNTRLILSEENRKVTRVREKQWYPDHPDRFDDVSQVLCRESVCGRCYWEIDWSGDGVEISVSYKSIRRKGRGYESWFGCNAQSWSLICSSSSFSFIHDNTQTGLSVEPISSRIGVFVDHNAGTLIFYNIYRDKTSLIHSVQTTFTEPLYPGFRVHYGSSVKLC comes from the exons ATGAAGGACAAACACACTTCTGGAGATCAGGATATGTCTCCAGGATGCAG tctggatcatggaaGAGAGAAGAGGATTACAACAGGAACATGCAAAT ATGATGCCTGTtttctcacactggatccaaacacaacAAACACTCGTCTCATTCTGTCCGAGGAGAACAGAAAGGTGACACGAGTGAGGGAGAAACAGtggtatcctgatcatccagacagatttgacgATGTgtctcaggtgttgtgcagagagagtgtgtgtggacgctgttactgggagattgaCTGGAGTGGAGATGGTGTGgaaatatcagtgtcatataagagtaTTAGAAGGAAGGGACGAGGTTATGAGAGTTGGTTTGGATgtaatgctcagtcctggagtttgatctGCTCTTCCTCCAGTTTCTCATTCATACACGATAACACACAGACTGGTCTCTCTGTAGAGCCGATCAGCagtagaataggagtgtttgtggatcacaatgcaggaactctgatcttctacaacatctatagagataAAACGAGTCttatccactcagtccagaccacattcactgagccgctctatCCTGGGTTTAGGGTTCATTATGGATCATCAGTAAAACTGTGCTAA